One region of Macadamia integrifolia cultivar HAES 741 chromosome 11, SCU_Mint_v3, whole genome shotgun sequence genomic DNA includes:
- the LOC122093663 gene encoding uncharacterized protein LOC122093663, whose product MGTKVHCKRYMPEYYSMRDLNVDANNGSWPVYYDDETLKNGQYYNAFLPRHSTDLYLGYDKEMMKQTMLKHEAIFRDQVFELHRLYKIQQDLMDELKRKEVNKYTVSMEPMQSSPFPSQMPSEVVQKMWQNLTIRPSDSGTENIESAFSSIKENNKQACPFPAQNRGSSKVSKLPRKRIDLQLPADEYIDSEEGEPIEEEKLSNHSVALKSDVKLCLGNGGNPNDTICSLRADSCLWSTDGLADLNEPIQVDEATSSASVDFVGPLNSNGEVHLRVLPGKPNSGILGLPGELFQNSQRGRCNGTCSSTLLLESEGNKPEWLSYNPEAGQSRSSLSSLSQSFSPEKFPTLSEPVQVDLKRSHELPAFLRSDQISREPWRERASCTAEISERNSPANNYPGSVVASHVPFQYPIINQFDASRSPSVSSCRKAMSCLSQNAVAVQALPCIVSSRSSNVSIQGSGIIGDKWSLDRNLRLNPSFGGEVSQQNGFYQVSRLESKHINFPKSGFDYLNCGDGNISSAKHCENHYAEKYLKGPECMDVKFAKDMNLNVALQNGFQDGVVPQQDLAIDGRGKHEVQPGGLPWLGAKPASNDGPAGGKRSSSQLGLGFLKEHPQQSLNKSETGSSPSLNFIQNLMSASCHHDVGPNKTEPVFSSEKKILGIPIFEKAHISSNRSSSLLSSPTKSRHYSSAVQETENSWKKLGIVHIDLSLDPPLQDSGKKLTTDDRIVKKGLDNSCTSSRNHINLNTCTNEEEIPPESSVPRDKVKIAVEIDLEALPVPDTEEDIPPAWDICIGNQPEELVQSSQHGAGEPHEELARIAAGALVSIASSTIQIQLECFTCQQPESYLRDSLYWFAEVVTSNMGDLESEVRVTSRDEDGCDHNESSFEGVDYFECMTLKLTETKVEEYWCRPQALENVEETVSISKPTRPRKGHGRRGRQRRDFQRDILPGLASLSRHEVTEDLQTIGGLMRATGQPWQTGLARRNAARNGWARGRRRSKGPVPMPEASNVCPPPVQPLISSEVGLEERNLTGWGKTPRRPRRQRCPAGNPPSLPSLTAV is encoded by the exons ATGGGAACAAAAGTACACTGTAAGAGATACATGCCAGAATATTACTCCATGAGGGACCTTAATGTGGATGCTAACAATGGTAGCTGGCCTGTATATTATGATGATGAAACCTTGAAGAATGGACAGTACTACAATGCTTTCTTGCCGAGGCATTCTACAGATCTATATTTGGGTTATGATAAGGAAATGATGAAGCAGACAATGCTTAAGCATGAAGCCATATTCCGGGATCAG GTCTTTGAACTCCACCGTCTTTATAAGATTCAACAAGACTTGATGGATGAACTTAAAAGAAAGGAAGTCAACAAATATACGGTTTCTATGGAGCCAATGCAATCAAGTCCCTTTCCATCTCAAATGCCATCAGAAGTTGTCCAAAAGATGTGGCAAAACCTTACAATAAGACCCTCTGATTCAGGGACTGAAAACATTGAGTCTGCTTTCAGttctataaaagaaaataacaagcaAGCATGTCCTTTTCCAGCTCAAAATAGAGGCAGCTCAAAGGTATCCAAGCTCCCAAGAAAAAGGATTGATCTCCAACTTCCAGCTGATGAGTACATTGATAGTGAAGAAGGGGAACCgattgaagaagagaaactTTCTAATCATAGTGTTGCACTCAAGAGTGATGTAAAGTTGTGTCTTGGCAATGGTGGTAACCCTAATGATACAATATGTAGTTTGAGAGCTGATTCATGTTTATGGAGCACTGATGGATTGGCTGATTTGAATGAGCCCATCCAGGTTGATGAAGCGACATCTTCGGCTTCTGTTGATTTTGTGGGCCCCTTAAACTCCAATGGAGAGGTTCATCTGCGTGTTCTGCCTGGAAAACCAAATTCAGGGATCCTTGGGTTGCCAGGGGAATTATTCCAAAATTCCCAAAGGGGAAGGTGTAATGGTACCTGCTCAAGCACTCTACTTTTAGAGAGTGAAGGAAACAAACCAGAATGGCTATCCTATAATCCTGAAGCTG GGCAAAGTAGAAGTAGCCTCAGTTCTTTATCTCAGAGTTTCAGTCCAGAAAAATTTCCTACACTATCTGAACCAGTACAGGTTGACCTTAAGAGATCACATGAACTTCCAGCATTTCTCCGATCTGATCAGATTTCAAGAGAGCCATGGAGAGAAAGGGCAAGTTGTACTGCAGAAATCTCTGAAAGAAATAGCCCTGCTAATAACTATCCTGGATCAGTGGTGGCTTCCCATGTTCCTTTTCAATATCCAATCATCAATCAGTTTGATGCGTCCCGATCACCATCTGTTTCATCCTGTAGAAAGGCAATGAGTTGCCTGAGCCAGAATGCGGTAGCGGTTCAAGCACTCCCATGCATTGTGTCAAGTAGGAGCTCCAACGTGTCTATCCAAGGCTCTGGGATTATTGGAGATAAATGGAGTCTTGATAGAAATTTAAGATTGAACCCTAGTTTTGGTGGTGAAGTATCGCAGCAAAATGGGTTTTACCAGGTGTCCCGGTTGGAGTCCAAACACATTAACTTCCCTAAGTCTGGGTTTGATTATCTCAACTGTGGCGACGGCAATATTTCATCTGCTAAACATTGTGAAAACCATTATGCTGAAAAGTATCTTAAGGGTCCGGAGTGCATGGATGTGAAGTTTGCAAAGGATATGAATCTGAATGTGGCACTTCAAAATGGCTTCCAAGATGGGGTGGTTCCCCAACAAGATCTTGCCATTGATGGAAGGGGGAAACATGAGGTTCAACCTGGGGGATTGCCTTGGCTCGGAGCAAAACCAGCTAGCAATGATGGTCCTGCTGGAGGAAAGCGAAGTTCATCTCAGTTGGGGTTGGGCTTCTTAAAAGAACATCCGCAGCAGTCTTTGAATAAAAGTGAAACTGGAAGCAGTCCTAGTCTAAATTTTATTCAGAATCTCATGTCAGCTTCATGTCATCATGATGTTGGGCCTAATAAAACTGAACCTGTTTTTTCAAGCGAGAAGAAGATACTTGGGATTCCCATTTTTGAAAAGGCTCACATTTCCAGCAACCGGTCGTCTTCTTTGCTTAGCTCCCCAACCAAGTCCCGTCATTATTCATCTGCGGTTCAAGAGACTGAGAATAGTTGGAAGAAGTTGGGAATAGTTCATATTGACTTGTCTCTTGATCCTCCATTGCAGGACTCAGGAAAGAAGTTAACTACAGATGATAGGATTGTAAAGAAGGGACTGGATAATAGCTGTACTAGCTCTAGGAATCACATTAATTTGAATACCTGTACAAATGAAGAAGAGATTCCACCGGAGTCTTCTGTTCCAAGAGACAAAGTGAAGATTGCGGTTGAGATAGACTTGGAGGCCCTTCCAGTGCCTGATACTGAGGAGGACATTCCTCCTGCATGGGACATCTGTATAGGAAACCAACCTGAGGAACTTGTCCAGTCATCACAACATGGAGCTGGAGAGCCTCATGAAGAACTTGCCAGAATAGCTGCAGGGGCTCTAGTCTCCATTGCATCATCTACTATTCAGATTCAGTTGGAGTGCTTCACTTGTCAACAACCAGAATCTTATCTTAGAGATTCCTTATATTGGTTTGCAGAAGTGGTTACTTCAAACATGGGTGATCTTGAGAGTGAGGTCAGGGTAACTTCGAGGGATGAGGATGGTTGTGATCATAATGAGTCATCCTTTGAGGGGGTTGATTACTTTGAGTGCATGACGTTGAAGCTGACTGAGACCAAGGTGGAAGAGTACTGGTGTAGGCCCCAGGCTCTAGAGAATGTGGAGGAAACAGTTTCCATTTCAAAGCCCACTCGACCTCGAAAGGGCCATGGGAGAAGGGGAAGGCAGCGAAGGGACTTCCAGAGGGACATCTTACCAGGTCTTGCTTCTCTCTCAAGGCATGAGGTGACGGAAGATCTTCAAACAATTGGAGGGCTGATGCGTGCTACAGGTCAACCTTGGCAGACGGGGTTGGCAAGGAGGAATGCTGCTAGAAATGGATGGGCAAGGGGGAGAAGGCGTTCAAAGGGTCCTGTTCCCATGCCGGAAGCAAGCAATGTCTGCCCACCTCCAGTGCAACCACTTATTAGTAGTGAAGTGGGGCTGGAAGAGAGGAACCTAACAGGGTGGGGGAAGACACCTAGACGGCCCCGGCGACAGAGATGTCCAGCTGGTAatcctccttctcttccttctttaaCCGCAGTATAG